In one Plasmodium falciparum 3D7 genome assembly, chromosome: 14 genomic region, the following are encoded:
- a CDS encoding ATP-dependent zinc metalloprotease FTSH, putative → MLLLRNIVILDLKRSNKLLNINNLPKIACILNTRKGFSVLKNERLDRLKREVRNKPNDNFLILQFYKEANVHNPNEVIKHYENANYIKDESITKEYIKALVYTNKLKYTNLDNIKYDSDHNMYNKSMHDTTTNEMHSNERSNNIYEGNNVNSENNYNNMSSNHSTHKVEYMDKKRNQHPEMYSLHIDPKKPLKVSVIDSNKKGLWNLLKSTIGFLILVAAGSVYMEGVSQNVQKGIGVSNKKIIPVENVKVTFADVKGCDEVKQELEEIIDYLKNSDKFTKIGAKLPKGILLSGEPGTGKTLIARAIAGEANVPFLQASGSEFEEMFVGVGARRIRELFQAAKKHAPCIVFIDEIDAVGSKRSSRDNSAVRMTLNQLLVELDGFEQNEGIVVICATNFPQSLDKALVRPGRLDKTIVVPLPDIKGRYEILKMYSNKIVLSKDVDLHVLSRRTVGMTGADLNNILNIAAIKCSVEGKKSVDMNSIEQAFDRVVVGLQRKSPLNEEEKNITAYHEGGHTLVNFYTKGSDPVHKATIMPRGMSLGVTWKIPISDKYSQKIKDVQSEIDILMGGLVSEEIIFGKNNVTTGCSSDLQKATHIAQSLVMNYGVGINEDNISMFLHDKQNISEEMKIKIDKSIQRILLDSYNRAKNVLNQHIDELHRIASALVEYETLTSDEIKLAMQGKCDQIRKNREIKQKEYNLKDSRIS, encoded by the coding sequence atgttactTCTACGGAATATTGTAATACTAGATTTAAAAAGGAGTAATAAATTactaaatattaataatttaccAAAAATCGCTTGTATTTTAAATACAAGAAAGGGATTTtctgtattaaaaaatgaaagattAGATAGGTTAAAAAGAGAAGTAAGGAATAAACCTAATGAtaactttttaatattacaatTTTATAAAGAGGCAAATGTGCATAATCCAAATGAAGTCATAAAACATTATGAAAATgctaattatataaaagatgaaagtataacaaaagaatatataaaagcattagtatatacaaataaattaaaatataccaATCtcgataatattaaatatgatagcgatcataatatgtataataaatctATGCATGATACTACTACAAATGAAATGCATTCAAATGAACgctcaaataatatatatgaaggaaataatgtaaatagtgaaaataattataataatatgtccTCAAATCATTCAACACACAAAGTAGAATATAtggataaaaaaagaaatcaaCATCCTGAAATGTATAGTCTACATATTGATCCAAAGAAACCATTAAAAGTTTCTGTGATAGatagtaataaaaaaggTTTATGGAATTTACTTAAGTCTACCATTGGATTTTTAATATTAGTAGCTGCAGGAAGTGTATACATGGAAGGAGTATCACAAAATGTTCAAAAAGGTATAGGAGtgtcaaataaaaaaattattccaGTAGAAAATGTAAAAGTAACATTTGCAGATGTGAAAGGATGTGATGAAGTGAAACAGGAGCTAGAAGAAATTAttgattatttaaaaaattcagATAAATTTACCAAAATTGGTGCCAAATTACCAAAaggtattttattatcaggAGAACCAGGTACCGGAAAAACATTAATTGCTAGAGCTATTGCAGGAGAAGCTAATGTTCCATTTTTACAAGCCTCAGGTTCAGAATTTGAAGAAATGTTTGTTGGTGTAGGTGCAAGGAGAATAAGAGAACTTTTTCAAGCAGCAAAGAAACATGCACCatgtattgtttttattgATGAAATCGATGCCGTAGGATCAAAAAGAAGTAGTAGAGATAATAGTGCTGTACGTATGACACTTAATCAATTATTAGTCGAATTAGACGGTTTCGAACAAAATGAAGGTATTGTTGTAATATGTGCAACTAACTTTCCACAAAGTTTAGATAAAGCTTTAGTTAGACCAGGTAGATTGGATAAAACTATTGTAGTACCTTTGCCTGATATTAAAGGGAGATATGAAATTCTAAAAATGTATAGTAATAAAATTGTATTATCAAAAGATGTTGATTTACATGTTTTATCAAGGAGAACTGTAGGAATGACAGGTGCcgatttaaataatatattaaatattgcTGCTATTAAATGTTCAGTCGAAGGGAAAAAATCAGTAGATATGAATTCGATTGAACAAGCTTTTGATAGAGTTGTAGTTGGTTTACAAAGAAAATCACcattaaatgaagaagagAAAAACATTACTGCATATCATGAAGGAGGACATACACTTGTCAATTTTTATACCAAAGGATCTGATCCTGTTCATAAAGCTACCATAATGCCAAGGGGAATGTCTCTAGGTGTTACATGGAAAATACCTATTAGTGATAAATATAgtcaaaaaattaaagatgtACAAAGTGAAATTGATATATTAATGGGAGGTCTAGTTTCTGAGGAAATTATTTTTGGAAAAAATAATGTGACGACAGGATGTTCAAGTGATTTACAAAAGGCAACACATATTGCTCAATCGCTAGTTATGAATTATGGAGTAGGTATAAATGAAGACAACATATCTATGTTTTTGCATGACAAACAAAATATTAGTgaagaaatgaaaattaAAATTGATAAATCTATACaaagaatattattagaTTCTTATAATAGAGCCAAAAATGTTCTAAATCAACACATTGATGAATTACATAGAATTGCATCAGCTCTAGTAGAATATGAAACCTTAACAAGTGATGAAATTAAATTAGCAATGCAAGGAAAATGTGAtcaaattagaaaaaatagagaaattaaacaaaaggaatataatttaaaagacAGTAGAATATCTTAA
- a CDS encoding cytochrome c oxidase subunit ApiCOX25, putative has translation MKETDLLLKFLKYGKKNIISKNNLNINGKCPNMQSFCTYLLDSKNIMRNTFMDKGMSTFSNKSSYLIIKDIGKYFFTTTSRVHFNMTTKDISNNSVTRAYSKDVSIFENPNVIILFDKNRRETIGERIYRYLDITGFLTRYNNRKEWLLDLDPYTRLSTVMLTEYERKLMIFLKFHVYLLFVICMYLWYHAQVHFSMKPPCPKPVAYGHMDGRKRDFTWHGKLFFIYPKMRCKECRWLDIQCKKECFEKLKLEGHKFIINNGDPLSVPKTVLYPSHFH, from the coding sequence atgaaGGAAACAGAtttgttattaaaatttttgaaatatggaaaaaagaatattattagtaaaaataatttaaatataaatggaaAATGTCCAAATATGCAATCCTTTTGTACCTATCTATTAGATAGTAAGAATATTATGAGAAATACTTTTATGGATAAAGGTATGTCTACTTTTTCTAATAAAAGTAGTtacttaataataaaagatataggtaaatatttctttacaACTACATCGAGAGTTCATTTCAATATGACGACTAAAGATATTTCTAATAATAGTGTTACACGAGCGTATTCAAAAGATGTTTCCATATTTGAAAATCCAAATGTCATAATTCTTTTTGATAAGAATAGGCGTGAAACTATTGGAGaaagaatatatagatatttgGATATAACGGGATTTTTAACAcgatataataatagaaaagAATGGTTACTTGATTTAGATCCATATACAAGATTATCAACAGTTATGTTAACAGAATATGAAAGAAAATTAATGatctttttaaaatttcatgtatatttattatttgttatatgtatgtatttatggtATCATGCACAAGTACATTTTAGTATGAAACCTCCTTGCCCAAAACCTGTTGCTTATGGACATATGGATGGAAGAAAAAGAGATTTTACTTGGCAcggaaaattattttttatttatccaAAAATGAGATGTAAAGAATGCCGTTGGCTAGATATTCAATGTAAAAAAGAATGTTTCGAAAAATTGAAATTAGAAGGACATAAattcattataaataatggAGATCCATTATCTGTTCCCAAAACAGTTTTATATCCATCACATTTCCACTAA